In Gammaproteobacteria bacterium, the DNA window CGATGTAGCCGATCTAGCGTTGCTGATTGAACACGTCGCCGCCATCGACGGCATCGACCGCATCCGCTACACCACCTCGCATCCGGTGGAGTTCTCCGACCGATTGATCGAGGTTTACGCACGCGTTCCGCAACTGGTCAACCACCTGCATCTGCCGGTGCAAAGCGGCTCTGATCGCATCCTGTCCATGATGAAACGCGGCCATACCGCCCTAGAATACCAGGCCAAAGTGAATAAGCTGCGCGCCGTGCGTCCCAATCTCAGCTTGTCCTCAGATTTCATCATCGGCTTCCCCGGTGAAACCGACCAGGATTTTGCAGCCACGATAGCCTTGATCGAGGAACTGGCTTTCGATCACAGCTTCAGCTTTATCTACAGCCCCCGGCCCGGCACGCCCGCCGCCAATTTGCCCGATCCCACGCCGATGACCGTTAAAAAAGAACGGCTGGCGCAACTTCAGGCCCGACTGGAAAGCGGCGCTCGCGCCATCAGCCAACAGATGGTCGGCACGGTGCAACGGGTGTTGGTGGACCGCTTCTCGCGCAAGAACCGCCAACAATTATCGGGGCGCACCGAAAATAACCGGGTTGTCAATTTCGACGGACCCGCCAGCCTGATCGGCGGTTTCGCCGAGGTCGCCATCACTGAAGCGTTGCCTAACTCGCTGCGTGGCCGGTTAGTCGCCTGCCTGGAACGGCCCAGCGCTGAATACGCCTGCTGAGCCACTCTTATCCCCCTTGAATACCCCAACCTATTTTCAGGATTTGTTGCTCGAACCTACCGATAACGCCCGCTTGGCCAATCTTTGCGGGCATCTGGACGAGCATCTGCGCCAGATCGAACGTCGGCTCGGTGTGGAAATCAACAATCGTGGTCACGAGTTCCGGGTCATCGGTGATCCGGCGATCGTGACCATGGCCGTCGCCGTGTTGGAAGCCCTGTACCGTAGCACCGGCGAAGAAACGCTGACCCCAGCCCAGGTTCACCTATTCTTGCAAGAAGCGGGTGCGGACGCACTGGCCGAGATTCAGGATCTGGACACCGATGAAGTACTGATCCGCACCCGGCGTGGGTTGATTCGCGGGCGGGGTCCCAACCAGCAGCGGTATCTGTGGAATATTCAGCATAATGACCTGAATTTTGGCGTGGGTCCCGCTGGCACCGGCAAGACTTACCTTGCCGTCGCCTGCGCGGTGGATGCGCTGGAAAGAAACGCTGCCCGGCGGTTGGTTCTCGTGCGCCCGGCGGTGGAAGCGGGCGAACGGCTCGGTTTTCTGCCTGGCGACATGGCGCAGAAAATTGATCCCTACCTGCGTCCGCTCTACGATGCTTTGTACGAAATGTTGGGTTTCGAGCGAGTCACGAAGCTGATTGAGCGCAATATCATCGAAGTCGCGCCGCTGGCGTTCATGCGTGGTAGAAGCTTGAATGATTCCTTCATCATTCTCGACGAAGCGCAGAATACGACGGTGGAACAAATGAAAATGTTCCTGACCCGCATTGGCTTCGGCTCGACTGCTGTGGTCACCGGCGACGTGACCCAAGTCGATTTGCCGCGCCACATTCAATCCGGACTACGCCAGGTTCTACAAGTACTCAAAGAGGTAGAAGGCATCAGCATCACCTTTTTCAACGCCCGCGATGTGGTGCGCCACCCACTCGTTCAGCGCATTGTTAATGCCTACGCCCGCTATGAACAGGATAACCCCACATGACTTTGGAACTGGATCTGCAAATTGCTTTGGAAATGCCTGGATTGCCGGCTGAAATTGATTTTCGCTGCTGGGCCGAAGCGGCGCTTACCGGCGCGGGCTATCGAAAAGACGCGGAACTCACCATTCGCGTGGTCAACGAAGCGGAAATTACCGCACTGAATGAGACCTACCGTCACAAGCAGGGGCTAACCAATGTGCTGTCTTTCCCCTTTGAAGCGCCGTTCGGGATTGAAAGTGCGTTGCTGGGCGACGTGGTGATCTGCGCGCCGGTAGTGTTGCGTGAAGCAGTCAGCCAGGAAAAATCTCCAGAAGCGCATTGGGCGCATTTGACGATTCATGGCGTTTTACACCTGCTGGGCTATGATCATGATGAGGCGCAAGGTGACATCATGGAGTCCCTGGAAATTCGCATTCTGTCCGATCTCGGCTATGCCGATCCCTATGGAGACCCCCCAGACCGATCATGAACGACGAACGATCCGAACCAAGCCCTAAATCGTGGCTGGAACGTTTAAGCCTCGCCCTGATGGGCGAACCCAAGGACCGGGATGCACTGATGGGTATGTTGCGCGACGCGCAACAACGAGAGTTGCTGGACATCGACGCCCTGACCATGATGGAAGGCGTCATAAAGGTGTCGGAACTCCAGGTGCGGGATGTGATGATTCCCCGCGCGCAAATGGTCATTCTGGAGAATGATTGGAGCCTGGAACGGCTCATCGCCGAAATCGTCGAATCCGGCCATTCCCGCTTGCCGGTTATTGACGAAAACAAGGACAACATCATCGGCATCCTGATCGTCAAGGATTTACTCGCACACGCCTTCGACCGGCGTGAGGATTTTAACCTGAACGCCTTGCTCCGCCCCGCCAAGTTCATTCCCGAAAGCAAACGACTCAATACGCTGCTCAAAGAATTTCGCGGCAATCGCCTGCACATGGCGATTGTCGTTGACGAGTACGGCGGGGTAGCGGGTTTGGTCACCATTGAGGATGTGCTGGAGGAGATCGTTGGCGAGATCGACGATGAGCATGACATTGAGGAAGAAGGCGCTTTCATTCGTCCGCAAGGCGAAGCCTTTGTCGTCAAGGCGCTGACCCCGGTTGAAGATTTCAACAAGTATTTTCACGCCCAATTAAGCGATGAACGAGCGGATACGGTTGGCGGATTGGTGATGACCGAGTTAGGCCGCTTACCTAAAGGCGGCGAGAGTGTTGACCTGGATCGTTTCCATTTTCAGGTGCTGCGTGCGGATAATCGGCGGATTCATCTGCTGGAGATGACCTTTCGGGACAGTCAGGAATCCGTACCGCCTGCTTCTGAGGCGGATACTTGATTCCATTCATGAACCTTGTCGTTCAGCGATCCGGGGCAGCCCGCAGCCAGAACGTTACCGGCCCGTCATTCACTAGACTCACCTGCATGTGAGCGCCAAATTGGCCCATGGCGACTGGGGTGTGTTGCCGAGCGGCCTGCTCAACCAGATAATCAAACAACCGTTCGCCCTCTGCTGGTGGCGCGGCGGGGGTAAAACTGGGGCGCATCCCTTTGTGCGTGTCGGCGGCCAAGGTGAACTGCGGAACCAGCAACAGGCCGCCGCTGGTCTCCCGCAAACTCAGGTTCATCTTGCCTTCGGGGTCGGCGAACACCCGGTAGCCGAGCAGCCGTTCCAGAAGACGATCAACCTGGGCCTTACTATCGCCGCGCTCAACCCCGACCAGCGCCAGCAATCCTGCGCCGATCTCGCCCACAACTCGCCCGTCGACCGCAACTCGCGCCTCGCTGACCCGTTGCAGCAACCCGATCATGTCAGCCGATCTGCGAAATGCTCGGTGGCGTCGATCAATTCATGAACAATCCCCGGTTCGCTGGCGGCGTGCCCAGCAGTTGGCGCGATCCGCAATTCCGCCTCCGGCCAGACCTGATGCAGCGCCCAGGCGTTATCAAACGGGCAAATCACGTCGTAACGACCGTGGACAATGAAACCAGGAATATCGCGCAACCGGTGGGCGTCACGCAGGAGTTGATTCGCTTCCATGAAGCAGTGATGGATGAAGTAGTGGCATTCGATCCGCGCCAAGCTCAGGGCGCGATGGGCTTCTCCGAACTGTTCGACTACTGTGGGATTGCTTTCCAGGGTCAACGTCGCGCCTTCCCAGGTCGCCCACGCCTTAGCGGCTCGCATTTGCTCCAATTCATTGGCGCTGGTCAGCCGGCTGTAATAGGCGCGAACCAGATCATAGCGCTCTGCCGCTGGAATCGGGGCGATAAAGCGCTCCCATGGATCAGGAAACAAGCGGCTGGCTCCTTCCTGGTAGAACCAGTGAATGTCCCAGTCCCGGCACAGGAAGACGCCGCGCAGGATCAGTCCGAGCACACGTTCAGGATGGGTTTCGGCATAAACCAGCGCCAGCGTTGATCCCCAGGAACCGCCAAACACCAGCCAGCGGTCGATGCCCAGATGTTCGCGCAGCTTTTCAATATCTGCCACCATATGTCCTGTCGTATTGTCGCGTAGCTCGGCGTGCGGGCTGGACTGGCCGCTGCCACGCTGGTCGAACAAAACGATGCGATAGCGATGAGGATCGAAGAAGCGCCGGTGTATCGGCTCGCAACCGGCGCCTGGGCCGCCGTGGAGGAACAACACGGGTAGCCCGCTGGAAACGCCACATTCCTCGACGTAGAGCGTGTGTAGATCATCTACGGCCAGACGTTGCGTGGCGTAAGGTTTGATGTCGGGAAACAAGACGCGCATGAGGACTCCGATTCAGTGCGGAAAGATCGTGAGAAAGTCGATGCAGGCGGATTCTACCCAGAATCCGCAGAGTTTAGAGAATGTAATCGACGACCGCGTCCAGATCATCGAACACGCGCCCGCCTCGGGGTTCGACCTTGGGTTCATCGCCATGACGGTATTTGCCGGTGCGCACCAGCGCGCCGCGCAACCCGGCAGCCAACGCGCCGCAAACATCCATTTCCGCGTCATCGCCCACCATCAGCACATCGTGCGGCGGCAGGCCCAGGCTATTGACAGCCGCCAGGAAAAACTCGGTCGATGGTTTGCCCAATACCACTGCCTCCAGTTCGGCGGCGTATTCCAGCGCCGCCATAAAAGGGCCAATATCCAGGCTTAGGTCGTTGCCTTCCCGAAAGTAGCGGTTGGAACCCATCGCCAGCAGGGGCATACCGTCCAGCAACAACCGAAAGCATTGATTAAGCGCTTCATAAGTAAAGCCGGGACCGGCGTCGCCCAGCAGCACTGCGCCGGGCGCTGGCCCCAGCAGATCGGCGAACTCATCCTCAATATCGGGGTGGACCAGCAGGTGTGGAGTCAGTTGGCGAGCGATCAAATAGTCACGGGCGGCGACCACCGGGGTGAACAGGTGCTCGATCTCGACTTCCAGTCCCATGTGCGCCAATCGGTCAACGATGGCGTCGCGGGTCAGTCGGGTACTGTTAGTGATAAAGCGCATCGGAATGCCGGCGGCCTGCAAGCTCAGCAAGGCTTCGCGGGAGCCAGGCAAGGGATAGTCGCCAATGTACAACACACCTTCCAGATCAAACAGAGCGCCGTGGATCATGTCTTTCTCATGGGATTGAATGCGGAACCACACCGCAAGGATCGCGGAGGCTACCATTCACATGAGTATAGAAGGCGATTCCACAAGGGAGACTGGAATTAGGAAATCCCTCAATTGAAAATATCAGGAAGTCTCCCGGCAAGTTGACGTCTCGTGATCCAATGTGACGAACTCTGGTCTTTTGTCGGAAATGAGAATGATAAACAATGGGTTTGGTTGGTCATCGATCAAGGAGCCGAATAACAAAATTTTGCCGATCTCTGCTGTATAAAGGTTCACTACAATCTGCAGGACTACCATCGTGCTTTCATGGATCTGATCTGGGTTGTTCATCCGGACGCGACAGGGCCACGCCGGATGTGAGGGATTACTTGACCATCTTCTTGGCGGCTTCCGTCGCCTGGTCTTTACCCATCTCCATTGCCTGATCCTTGGCCATCTCCGTCATATCGCCGCTCGTGGCTTTTTGCATCGCCGCGGCCCCAGCCGCGCCTTCCATTGCGCCTGCGGCTCCACTGGGCGCGACTTTCATCGCCGCCCCAGCATCCGGTTGGGGCATCATTGCTCCAGTTTTATCTTTTACCATGTCTGTAGCCTGCTCCTGGGCCATCTTGCCAGCCTGATCCTTGACGGCATCGGTCGCCATCTCTTTCACATCGGCGGCCCAAGCGCCGCTGGACAACAGCAGGGTCAGGCCAGTGGCCAGCATCATTGATTTATGGGTCATATTCTTGGCTCCTTTAAGGATTTGCGAGTGGGAAGCCGATCCGCGTCAATGATTGCGCGGGCGCCGTTCGGGATTTCCCTTTACTGAGTGTAGCCGGTTTGGATCTAGGCGTGGCGTGGTGATCAGTGCTACGCTTTAAGTCATCATTCACGTTAGCGAAAGGTCGATCCGCGTTCCTGTCTTGCTCGAACGGATCGGAGGAAATCAGCGTAACGATGCATCTCATTGACCGGATTGCCGAGACCCGCATTCAAGAAGCGATTGATCAGGGCGAACTGCGCGGCTTGCCCGGCGAAGGTCAACCGCTGCATTTGGAAGATGACTCGGCCATTCCGGAAGAATTACGTGCGGCCTATCGTCTGCTCAAGAATGCCGGATTTTTGCCGCCGGAATTGCAATGGCGTCGGGAATTGAGTGAAGCCGAACAGCTGTTGCAGCAACTTCCCGAATGCGAGCGGAGCCGCGCCCGCGCCCGTCTGGAACTGCTGCAACTCCGCTTGGCCGCTCATCGTCGCCAACCGATGAATCTCTTGCTGGAAGATCAGTACCGACAACGCTTGCTGGAGAGGTTGAGTGAATCCGATCCTTGAGCTGGCTGAGTGGAGCGATCTTCAGTCAAAATAGCCGCGTTCTCCAACATCCCGGACGGTCGGTCGAGCACACCGGGTTCTCTCCATATTTTAGCGAGGTCATCATGCGAATTCTTCATACCATGTTGCGCGTGGGCGATCTGGATCGTTCCCTTCGTTTTTACACCGAAATCCTGGGCATGAGATTACTGCGTCGCCAGGATTATCCTGCCGGTGAGTTTACCTTGGCGTTTGTCGGCTACGGTGATGAGTCGGCGCAGGCGGTCATTGAACTCACCTATAACTGGGGCGTGGATCACTACGAACTCGGCACAGGGTATGGGCACATCGCCCTGGAAGTCGACGATGTGTACCAGGCCGCTGCGGACGTGAAGGCACGAGGCGGGCGTATTCTGCGCGAAGCTGGGCCGATGAATGCCGGGACGACGATCATTGCCTTTATCGAAGACCCGGATGGTTATCCGATCGAACTGATCGGGAAAAAGTCGTGAGTAGGGCCAGGAAGAACCTGGGGCGCAGCCGGCCAAGAGTCCTCTAATGCCTTTCGTCACGACGGGCGGCGCGTATGCGCCTGGTTGTTGACCACGGTCAGCAACGCGGCCGCTCCCAAGCGATCCTGGGTATCAATTTCGATGATCTTCTCCAGTAAAATGGTGGCTTGCTCCGGTTCGCCGAGCCGGGCATACAGATAAGCTTCGCCTTTCAGGCACAGTAAATAGAAG includes these proteins:
- the miaB gene encoding tRNA (N6-isopentenyl adenosine(37)-C2)-methylthiotransferase MiaB, with the translated sequence MTRKLYIQTHGCQMNEYDSARMADVLRAVCGLERTDQPDQADVLLLNTCSIREKAQEKVFSLLGTWKALKTRRPHIVIGVGGCVASQEGEALRERAPQVDVVFGPQTLHRLPEMLASVWANRQPQVDVSFPEIEKFDRLPEPRAEGPTAFVSIMEGCSKYCTFCVVPYTRGEEVSRPFDDVLAEVVALAEQGVREVNLLGQNVNAYRGPMSDGDVADLALLIEHVAAIDGIDRIRYTTSHPVEFSDRLIEVYARVPQLVNHLHLPVQSGSDRILSMMKRGHTALEYQAKVNKLRAVRPNLSLSSDFIIGFPGETDQDFAATIALIEELAFDHSFSFIYSPRPGTPAANLPDPTPMTVKKERLAQLQARLESGARAISQQMVGTVQRVLVDRFSRKNRQQLSGRTENNRVVNFDGPASLIGGFAEVAITEALPNSLRGRLVACLERPSAEYAC
- a CDS encoding PhoH family protein; its protein translation is MNTPTYFQDLLLEPTDNARLANLCGHLDEHLRQIERRLGVEINNRGHEFRVIGDPAIVTMAVAVLEALYRSTGEETLTPAQVHLFLQEAGADALAEIQDLDTDEVLIRTRRGLIRGRGPNQQRYLWNIQHNDLNFGVGPAGTGKTYLAVACAVDALERNAARRLVLVRPAVEAGERLGFLPGDMAQKIDPYLRPLYDALYEMLGFERVTKLIERNIIEVAPLAFMRGRSLNDSFIILDEAQNTTVEQMKMFLTRIGFGSTAVVTGDVTQVDLPRHIQSGLRQVLQVLKEVEGISITFFNARDVVRHPLVQRIVNAYARYEQDNPT
- the ybeY gene encoding rRNA maturation RNase YbeY, coding for MTLELDLQIALEMPGLPAEIDFRCWAEAALTGAGYRKDAELTIRVVNEAEITALNETYRHKQGLTNVLSFPFEAPFGIESALLGDVVICAPVVLREAVSQEKSPEAHWAHLTIHGVLHLLGYDHDEAQGDIMESLEIRILSDLGYADPYGDPPDRS
- a CDS encoding CBS domain-containing protein is translated as MNDERSEPSPKSWLERLSLALMGEPKDRDALMGMLRDAQQRELLDIDALTMMEGVIKVSELQVRDVMIPRAQMVILENDWSLERLIAEIVESGHSRLPVIDENKDNIIGILIVKDLLAHAFDRREDFNLNALLRPAKFIPESKRLNTLLKEFRGNRLHMAIVVDEYGGVAGLVTIEDVLEEIVGEIDDEHDIEEEGAFIRPQGEAFVVKALTPVEDFNKYFHAQLSDERADTVGGLVMTELGRLPKGGESVDLDRFHFQVLRADNRRIHLLEMTFRDSQESVPPASEADT
- a CDS encoding D-tyrosyl-tRNA(Tyr) deacylase produces the protein MIGLLQRVSEARVAVDGRVVGEIGAGLLALVGVERGDSKAQVDRLLERLLGYRVFADPEGKMNLSLRETSGGLLLVPQFTLAADTHKGMRPSFTPAAPPAEGERLFDYLVEQAARQHTPVAMGQFGAHMQVSLVNDGPVTFWLRAAPDR
- the pip gene encoding prolyl aminopeptidase; this translates as MRVLFPDIKPYATQRLAVDDLHTLYVEECGVSSGLPVLFLHGGPGAGCEPIHRRFFDPHRYRIVLFDQRGSGQSSPHAELRDNTTGHMVADIEKLREHLGIDRWLVFGGSWGSTLALVYAETHPERVLGLILRGVFLCRDWDIHWFYQEGASRLFPDPWERFIAPIPAAERYDLVRAYYSRLTSANELEQMRAAKAWATWEGATLTLESNPTVVEQFGEAHRALSLARIECHYFIHHCFMEANQLLRDAHRLRDIPGFIVHGRYDVICPFDNAWALHQVWPEAELRIAPTAGHAASEPGIVHELIDATEHFADRLT
- a CDS encoding TIGR01458 family HAD-type hydrolase, whose amino-acid sequence is MIHGALFDLEGVLYIGDYPLPGSREALLSLQAAGIPMRFITNSTRLTRDAIVDRLAHMGLEVEIEHLFTPVVAARDYLIARQLTPHLLVHPDIEDEFADLLGPAPGAVLLGDAGPGFTYEALNQCFRLLLDGMPLLAMGSNRYFREGNDLSLDIGPFMAALEYAAELEAVVLGKPSTEFFLAAVNSLGLPPHDVLMVGDDAEMDVCGALAAGLRGALVRTGKYRHGDEPKVEPRGGRVFDDLDAVVDYIL
- a CDS encoding DUF1992 domain-containing protein, coding for MHLIDRIAETRIQEAIDQGELRGLPGEGQPLHLEDDSAIPEELRAAYRLLKNAGFLPPELQWRRELSEAEQLLQQLPECERSRARARLELLQLRLAAHRRQPMNLLLEDQYRQRLLERLSESDP
- the gloA gene encoding lactoylglutathione lyase → MRILHTMLRVGDLDRSLRFYTEILGMRLLRRQDYPAGEFTLAFVGYGDESAQAVIELTYNWGVDHYELGTGYGHIALEVDDVYQAAADVKARGGRILREAGPMNAGTTIIAFIEDPDGYPIELIGKKS